CCATGCCGAGTACCCTCTTTGGCGTATCGCACTGACGCTTAGTCATGGGCGCGAAACGTTTGCCTCCCGCGTCGTGTTTGTTGCCGCGAGCCGTGAAGAGTGGCTGAGCCAGAGTGAGGCTTTCCTCAAGGGAGAAGCATGCAGCGGTGTGTGGCTCCAAGACGCCACTACGGAAAACAATGATGTGCGGCTGTCCGAACAAGGTATGGCGTTGCGCTGGCTTGTCGGTGAGGAGGTGGCCTGGCCGGCTCCAGAACAGCATGGTCCCTGGCGAGTGCACTTACCGGCTGCGCCGCTCGATACTCAGCCGTACTGGTTTTCGTCGTGCTCGTCACGCACGCGCGATGATGCGTCAATCTCGGTCTCCGACCTGGGGGCACGCACATGGGCCGAACAGGTGGTACGTACCGCGCTCGGCGCTTTGTTGCGCCGTCCGGGGCAGGAGCTCGATCTGAATGCCGAATTGAGCGAAATGGGGTTCGATTCGCTGATGGTGCGCCACCTTTGCCGCCGCATGCGCGACGATCACGGCGTGGAAATCGAGCCAGCATTGCTGTTCGAGCTGACGCGTCCGGTGAGGCTGGTCGAATGGCTGGCAAACCGCGGCCATCCGTCCCGCGCGTCGTCGCCTAAGCGAGCACCGCGCCCGATGCGTCCATGCCTGATCAAAGGGGGGCGAGAGCCGATCGCCATTATAGGGTTGGCCGGCGTCTATCCGAAGGCTGCGAATGTCGATAAGCTTTGGCGCAATCTAGTGGCCGGCCTTGATTGCATCGACGAGCTGCCCACGGAGCGCTGGGCGACGTCCCATTTCTTTGAGCCGGATCCAGCCCGGGCTGTGGAGCGTGGACTCAGTTACGGCAAGTGGGGTGGTTTCCTTGAAGACTTGCACGCCTTCGATCCGTTGTTTTTCTATCTTTCCCATGCCGAAGCGCAGTACATGCATCCCAAAGAGCGATTATTCATGCAGTGTGCCTGGCATGCCTTGGAAGACGCGGGCTATCCCCCGGGCGCCCTTGCCACCGAGAAGGTCGGCGTTTTTGTCGGCGTTTCGAAAGCAGGGTATGACAATTACCGCGATTCTTTCTTCTCGGTCGCCAACCGGGTGTCCTACCGCTTCAACTTCACCGGCCCGAGCATGCCGGTCGATACAGCTTGCTCTTCCTCGCTTTCCGCTATCCATGAAGCCTGCTTGCACCTGCAGTCAGGGGAGTGCGATTTGGCTCTGGCTGGAGGTGTCAACGCCTATACGCACCCATCCACGTTCGCCGAATTTTCACGCTTAGGTGTTATGTCGCCGGATGGCAAGTCACGCGCCTTTGGTGACGGCGCAAATGGCTTCGTGCCGGGTGAGGGAGTGGGCGCGGTGTTGCTTAAGCCGCTCGAGCGAGCCTTGGAGGATGGCGACCATATCCATGGGGTGATTCTCGGTAGCGCGATCAACCACGGCGGCAAAACCAACGGCTATACCGTACCCAATCCGGAAGCGCACAGGCTCCTGATTCGTCAAGCGCTGACGCGCTCCGGTATAAGCGCGAGCGCCATCGGTTATGTTGAGGCCCACGGTACAGGTACCGCGTTGGGCGACCCGATCGAATTGCGTGGACTGACCGAAGCCTTTCTGGAGGACGGCGTCGAAGTGGGAGCTTGCCGCTTGGGCTCGGTCAAGACCAATATCGGCCATTTGGAAGCGGCGGCAGGGATCGCCGGTTTGACGAAAATCCTGTTACAGATGCGCCATCGGCAGTTCGTGCCGTCGTTGCACTCGAGTACCCTGAACCCGGACATCGTCTGGCATGCCTCGCCTTTCCGCGTGCAACAGCGGGTGGAGGCGTGGGATGCGTTACCCGCCGATCACTCGCACTCGCCGCGGATCGCTGGACTGTCATCGTTTGGCGCAGGTGGCAGCAATGCCCATCTCATCGTGCAAGAAGCGCCCGACGACACCCGGCCGAAGTCGCCGGACCAAGGCCGGCGACTATTCGTCCTGTCGGCGCGCAATGAAGCGGCGTTGCGCCGCTATGTTGACTCCTTGCTCAACTTCATCGAAAGCGGCGTACCGGTTTCGCTAACCGATCTCACTTACACGCTGCAAATCGGTCGCGAAGCTATGCAGTGGCGGCTGGCGTGCGTAGCCGAATCGCTCGAGGCGCTTGCTTCGGACTTGCGCGGCTTCATATCGGGTGCGCCTGGACATGGAGTTCAGGTGGGCAAAATCAAACGGGTCGAACAGCGGCTCGGTGCCTTTAGCGTCGACGAAGACGCTCATCGATTGGCGCGTCAATGGTTCGATCAAGGCAAGCTCCACTATCTCGCTAAGTTGTGGCTCGACGGCGAGGAGTTGGATTGGCGTGCCCTATACCAGGGCGGTGACGCGCGCCGTATCAGCTTGCCGGGCTATCCTTTCGACAAGGAAGTGATCCCGCCCGCGCCGATGGTATCGCCCATTGGTGTCGGAGAGGTGCGGGACCTGACCCTGACGAGCACAGGCACTTTGACCGATGGCGGAGGCCTTGGAACCTTGCTGGTGAAGCCGCGCTGGCAGCCCGCCGCACTGCGCCGAGGCGGTTGGCGTGGTCCGGTGCGCGTTGTGTGCTGTGAATTGCGAGGGGCGGATGAGGTGCCCGGTTGGCTCAAGCTGCCGGGTGAGGAGCGAGGTATTGCTGAACGTTTTAAAGCGCACTCTATAAGCATAAGCGAAACCTTGCGGCATATCATCAAGGATGGCGCGCGCACCAGCACCCTGGTGCAGCTGTTGATTCCTTCACGACACCGCTGGCTTTGCGGTCTGTCCGGCTTGCTTAAGACCGCGAGCCTGGAGAGTAGCCGCATCCAGGCGCAATTGATCGAAGTTCCAGAGGGCATGGCGGGTGCTGAGTTGGCCGACGTCGCCACGCGCGCGGCCCAACTCGACGAGACTTGGTTGCGTCACGATGGCAGCGGCTTCAGCGCTCTGCGCTGGGACGATATCCGCTTGCTCGGCACGTCGAACCTGCCGCCGTGGAAGGACGATGGCGTGTACTTGCTGACTGGAGGCTTGGGCGGTCTGGCCCGGTTGTTCGCTGAGGACATCGCTCAACATGCTCGTCGGGTCACGCTAGTGTTGGTGGGACGTTCGCCTCTGAGTGAACGGCACGCCCAATGGCTGAAAGTGCTGAATGCATCCGGTGTTTGTGCGATATATCAGCAAGCCGATATTGCCAATGCCGCCGAAGCCGAGTGCTTGGTTGCGGATATCGAATCACTGAAGGGGGCGTTGACCGGTGTGCTGCATTGTGCGGGTGTGCAGCGCGATGCCTTCATTATCAATTCACGGCCAGAGGACTGGCATTCCGTCATGGCACCGAAGACGGAGGGAATAGTCAATCTAGACCGCGCCACACGCCATTGCCGGCTCGACTGTTTTATCGTGTTCTCTTCCGCCTCGGCCGCGGTCGGGCATCCTGGCCAGGCTGGCTATGCCGCGGCCAACGGATTCATGGACGGATTCGTCGAAGAGCGGCAAGCCCTGGTAGCGGCGGGAGAACGCCATGGGAGGACCGTGGCGATCGATTGGGGACTGTGGCGTGACGGAGGCATGCAGGTAAGTGCAGAAGTTGAACGGATGTTGCAGGATGGATCGGGCATGATTCCGCTTAGCCGGGAGTCGGGCCTCTGCGCCTGCTATGACGCGTTGGCCTCCGGAGATTGCCGAGTCCTGGTGATCGAGGGCGACGTCGCACGATTGCGGCGCACGCTGTCCGGAACGGCTACGGGCAAACTGGCATCTCCGGCGCGAGGAGAGATGCGACAGGTCCTGTGGTCTGCCCTTTCCGAGGTACTGGGTATCTCGCCAGACAACATCGATGAGCAGGCAGACTTCGAATCGGTCGGGCTTGATCAGCCGGCATTCAATCGGATGCTGAGCGAGCTTGGCCTGCATTATGCGCTCGAGCTCTCGCCACTTCTTTATCGCGAATGCCGCACCATTGCGGAACTCGAACACCACATGGCCGCTCGCCTGGGGTATATGGATGGCACTACGGCGCCGGGTGTGGAAAAGGGCAATGCGAGCGAGCGAGCCGCCGAGTATCTGAAAAACCTGCTCTCGAGCGTGATTCAACTTCCGGAACATCGGATCGACGCAGATGAGCCGTTCGAACGCTACGGCATCGACTCGTTGATGGTGATGAAAATGACCGCCAAGTTGGAGGAGACTTTCGGGTGTTTGCCTAAAACCTTGTTCTACGAATACCAAAACATCCGCGAGCTAAGCCACTATTTCGCCGAAAAACATGGAAATATCCTGGCTGAGCAGACCCGCGTGCCGGAGTGCGCCTTGCCGTCAGCCAGCGTAGCATCTGCTGAGCCGACGCGGCAGGGCGCGGCTTTGCCCGACGAGGCCGGGGGGGGGATATCGCGATCATCGGCTTGGCCGGACGCTATCCCGGTGCTGAAAACCTTGGTGACTTCTGGCGGGTGCTGAACGAAGGGTGCGATTGCATCACTGAGATTCCCGCCGAGCGTTGGGATCACGCTCACTATTTCGATCCAGACCGCAACGCTGCAGGCAAGACCTATACGAAGTGGGGGGGCTTTATCGAGGGCGTTGACTGCTTCGATGCCGCCTTCTTCAATATCTCGCCGCGCGAGGCCGCCATTATGGAACCGCAAGAGCGACTCTTCCTGCAAACGGCTTATGAGGCGATCGAAGACGCGGGCTATACGAGGCAAAGTTTGGCGAGCAACGCGACTATCCATGGTGTCGCCGGCAGCGTCGGTGTTTTCGTCGGGGTAACTTATGAGGAGTACCAACTGTATGCGGCGGAAGCCACGGCACGGGGGGAGCCGATGGTACTGTCGATGAGCCCGTCCTCCATCGCCAACCGGGTATCCTACT
The Chromobacterium sp. IIBBL 290-4 DNA segment above includes these coding regions:
- a CDS encoding SDR family NAD(P)-dependent oxidoreductase, giving the protein MDTDRKRTRIDAKLKALATAQVPRKAESATPEPIAIVGIAGFFPQCASVAEFWNAIDQDRSLLEEVPIDRFDVDEVFCPGEIREGKTRSKWGGFIPNIRQFDASYFGILPDEAERMDPRQRLLLMAVRQALVDAGYRPDALRGTKTGVFVGAEHNEYAQCMADADVDVGTGLHQSDSMLANGLSYFFDLRGPSESVNAMCAGGAVALHRAVVAMRAGEIDQAVVGAANLILKPDIAIKLSQSGQMSPIGTVKSFGADADGFLCGEGVCAMLLKPLGRAQADGDAIHALIRHTAVNYNGQGSSSIAAPSVAVHSQLIQTCYRQAGVDPRDVRYIEAQGMGNPASDIAEWDAFNHALKTLADEKGAKLPEGNCYVSTLKPLSGHLHAASALAAICKVVRSFRTGMIQGVLGFDTINPHLTLGGMPCRIAEQSDAWPSGRERIAGVHSFGAGGNNAHILIEAYHEPAEEQSEQTGDMILPVSAPTPQLLEQAVFALRAKVAAHAEYPLWRIALTLSHGRETFASRVVFVAASREEWLSQSEAFLKGEACSGVWLQDATTENNDVRLSEQGMALRWLVGEEVAWPAPEQHGPWRVHLPAAPLDTQPYWFSSCSSRTRDDASISVSDLGARTWAEQVVRTALGALLRRPGQELDLNAELSEMGFDSLMVRHLCRRMRDDHGVEIEPALLFELTRPVRLVEWLANRGHPSRASSPKRAPRPMRPCLIKGGREPIAIIGLAGVYPKAANVDKLWRNLVAGLDCIDELPTERWATSHFFEPDPARAVERGLSYGKWGGFLEDLHAFDPLFFYLSHAEAQYMHPKERLFMQCAWHALEDAGYPPGALATEKVGVFVGVSKAGYDNYRDSFFSVANRVSYRFNFTGPSMPVDTACSSSLSAIHEACLHLQSGECDLALAGGVNAYTHPSTFAEFSRLGVMSPDGKSRAFGDGANGFVPGEGVGAVLLKPLERALEDGDHIHGVILGSAINHGGKTNGYTVPNPEAHRLLIRQALTRSGISASAIGYVEAHGTGTALGDPIELRGLTEAFLEDGVEVGACRLGSVKTNIGHLEAAAGIAGLTKILLQMRHRQFVPSLHSSTLNPDIVWHASPFRVQQRVEAWDALPADHSHSPRIAGLSSFGAGGSNAHLIVQEAPDDTRPKSPDQGRRLFVLSARNEAALRRYVDSLLNFIESGVPVSLTDLTYTLQIGREAMQWRLACVAESLEALASDLRGFISGAPGHGVQVGKIKRVEQRLGAFSVDEDAHRLARQWFDQGKLHYLAKLWLDGEELDWRALYQGGDARRISLPGYPFDKEVIPPAPMVSPIGVGEVRDLTLTSTGTLTDGGGLGTLLVKPRWQPAALRRGGWRGPVRVVCCELRGADEVPGWLKLPGEERGIAERFKAHSISISETLRHIIKDGARTSTLVQLLIPSRHRWLCGLSGLLKTASLESSRIQAQLIEVPEGMAGAELADVATRAAQLDETWLRHDGSGFSALRWDDIRLLGTSNLPPWKDDGVYLLTGGLGGLARLFAEDIAQHARRVTLVLVGRSPLSERHAQWLKVLNASGVCAIYQQADIANAAEAECLVADIESLKGALTGVLHCAGVQRDAFIINSRPEDWHSVMAPKTEGIVNLDRATRHCRLDCFIVFSSASAAVGHPGQAGYAAANGFMDGFVEERQALVAAGERHGRTVAIDWGLWRDGGMQVSAEVERMLQDGSGMIPLSRESGLCACYDALASGDCRVLVIEGDVARLRRTLSGTATGKLASPARGEMRQVLWSALSEVLGISPDNIDEQADFESVGLDQPAFNRMLSELGLHYALELSPLLYRECRTIAELEHHMAARLGYMDGTTAPGVEKGNASERAAEYLKNLLSSVIQLPEHRIDADEPFERYGIDSLMVMKMTAKLEETFGCLPKTLFYEYQNIRELSHYFAEKHGNILAEQTRVPECALPSASVASAEPTRQGAALPDEAGGGISRSSAWPDAIPVLKTLVTSGGC